The DNA sequence AATTTGTTGTATAACTAAGTCTGAGCAATGTTGGAACGTGaaacaactttaaaattaaagtttttggATATGGGTTTATCTTGCCTATAGTTTTTGGATATGGGTTTTTGGATATGGGTTTattatagagtgaactacaaagagggttttggggggtttgggtaatttgatctttttacacttttaacattttaaatatgatattatttcaaaattatcattcttcttcccttttgtcatccttcattttttttttttatttcaatattagatttaattttataaaattaaattttaaattctgatttttaaatattaataaatttttttaattaaaactattaattcatggacactataaatattgattaaaactattaatgtTTGTTagttaatataatattcagctgaattgaagaagtacggaaaaaataatattaatcatgatgaaaaaataagagctatactatttagccttcgttcggttgtcttaattgcttgtgattgaatattatgaagttgactaaaaatttgatcctactaacaattttatataggaatatttttgttgaaattttctagtaaatttttattgttttcaaattaataaacaaaaattatattagacTTACATtagatgaatatttatttcaaaataaatcgtgttatatgatctatttatgattaaagctattaaatattgattaaaactaaggagttgtcataccttattgattaaatattagacactatcaaatattgattatgactattaatttttgttatttaataatttttataattataaaaatttattgatatttaaaaattgaaatttaaaatttaattttgtaaaattatatctaatattgaaataaagaaacaaagtgaaggatgacaaaaaggaagaataatgataattttgaaataatatcagatttagtacataattgtaataatatcagatttaaaatgttaaaagtgtaaaaagaccaaatttcccaaacccctcaaaacccccaaaaagggcattttcagttatttaataatttttataattataaaaatttattgatatttaaaaattgaaatttaaaatttaattttgtaaaattatatctATGAACCATTTtcgtagttcactctttattaTAACACTAATATCTAGGATGTTACTAGAGGACATTAGTTATTATCTTTACAGGTGAGTATTCAGATTTCGATTTAGATTTTGGACTAATCCAAACCGATCTGAAAATCTAGTTTTaatgaaagttaaaataattataaatagaaaattaaaacttaattatacaatagtacaatttaaattttttattttttgtttaaaacacaccaaaaattggacaaaattggatacttcctccgtccctgattaattgtcactctttgaccgggcacgagttttaaagaaaaatttattggaaaagttagtggtatgtgagacccacttttttatattggttttataataaaatgtgagtaaagttagttagtggaatgtgatatctacttaccatttatggtaaaaatgaagtgtgacaattattgaggaacggaccgaaatggaaaagagtgacaattaatcggggacgcggagggagtatgttccAATCCGAAactcttttaaattttagttcaGTTGTTTTTGTCACCCTAATTACATTTCCATCACAATCCATTATTCAACCTTGGATCTCTAATTTTGATCCTCCAATGCCCATCCGACAAGTTAGCTTCCTTGGCTCTCTTTCTGTTGTTCCAAAACTTAGTACGCATTTGGGGTGTCAAAATAcagttttccttcatttcatCAGAAGCCTTGTCATAAACATCCCACCAAATGTTGTTAGCAGAGTCACTCGCAAATTTTTTATGTTCGAGGACATCCCAATTGCAGTCGTAGTCTCTGTAGCACGTCCACGGCTTCCACCCAAGGTAGTCAATCGCATACACATCACTCGGAACTACATGCTCCCTATTCTTATCACTATTATTCGGATCATAGTAGGTGAGATAGTTTATCTTGTTAGGGAGGCGATGCCACCATGGAAACATCTCATTGAGGTAGCCTTGATCACCGCCGTTATACGATCTCACCACCCATCTCTTCTCCATTAAGCTCCTAAAAGTGCACATCGATGGCTCTAGGAGCATCAACCCCGAGTTGAACCGGTCTTTGTTGTTTCCCCGGGCGGAGATGCCCGGGTATTTGAAGAACTCGTCGAGGCTTTTTGTGACGATGAAGTCTGAGTCGATGAAGATGATCTTGTCGTAGTCTGTTAGCTGCCAGAGGCGGAGCTTGCTGTAGTTCCACTTGTTGTAGGAGTTTTTCGTCGAGTGAGGGTTTCGTATGCGTTGGATCCGCTTTATCTTCCACCCGGCGGATTGGAGGCCGTTGATGGATTTGGGAGAGATGTGATCGTCGGCTAGCAAGATGAGGTCTTTGGTTGTGTTTAGTTTGATGATGCTTCTTGCTAGAGCTATTGCTCCACACACGTAGGTTTCTATCGAGTGGACTATGGTAGCATAAGCCTCTCTTGGTTGCTTCAACCTCTCAATCCCTAATTCTTTACCTAAACATAGTACAAagtcaataaattaataaacatatactcctCCTGTATAGGGCCGGGATCGGTTCCTATgacaacttttttaaaattagagcTTCTATAACTGAAAATCACATTAATTATCtgatacattaaaatattagtagttgGCATTACAAAAGATATTGGTTGCTAATATTGAGTCAGAAATTGATATAATGAATCAACGTATCTGCGAACtgatataattttgtattctgattttaagaaaagttcAATCATGATCCATCTTTCCTCACATAccattcaaaatttaaaaaaaaaaaaaaaaattctttttaggttgtcccataaaagatgatgcatttcttaaaatagaattatcagtttctctactttttctcactcttattttatctcttttcacttgactcacaaaacaatacgtattgaataaaatttcgTGCCAAATAAGAAGTGCTTCACTTCCTTTCACGATGTAAAGTCCTATTTTGAGTCAatgcgagttttaagaaatgtgaaggaaagaggtggaaaaagttagtgtatTAAGTATCCCacttttatagtactccatctgtcccaatATAGTAGACCCCTTTCTTTTGGGCATAGGAAGTAGACCCCTTTCTTTTGGGCATAAgaatttaggagatgttgtttaGTGGTGTAAATGGAGTtggtaataaaataaatttttaccataaagataaatgactcaagtacgttgggacaccccaaaatggtatatgagtctaatatcttgggacagagggagtattagttaggTGGAAAGTGGAGTCCACTTGCCAAAAATGgataaaacaaatttagaCGGAACAAAATggtactcctccgtcccacaaaagatgtcacacttgtgggacgatacaagattttaggaggttttgttttgtgtgtgaaagtggagagagaaaatataatttctatattaatgtgagagaaaacttttatcaaaaatggaaatgtgacatctttaatggaacaaactgaaaagaaaagtgagacatcatttatggaacagagggagtagtaaatatgAACATTATTTTATGGACAAGAGAGTATATAGCTAGGTTAACTTTTGTAAAGCTTACCATTATGTGGTAACGGAGGGTTGAGTTGGCAACTTCCGACAGGCATGCGTACAATCTGTCTGATCCTTGTCAACTCAGGTCTGTGAATCCAAGAATCAGCATCGTGCAACACAAGATCATCACATCGAAAGATCTCCGACATGGGCCCACTTGCCCCTATAAACACAGCAAATATTGGTCTACTAATAACCCCACTTTGGACTCTCCCACATCTCACTAACAAGTTAGCAACCACCAAATTCACTTGCAACCGAAAAACATCCTTCAAACCAAATTCATCCGAAGGAACCCTAGCCACCACCACGTCGAGTTGCTCGTAGTTTTCGAACATGGGCATGGGAACATTCGGACAATTTGCATTGGTCTCACTGATCCACTCTGGATACAAGTGGGACCACTGCACTGCCTCATCCACGCAGTTGAAATCCACCTTGAAAATCTTCCCTTTGATGGGGATTTTGTCTGGAAAGGCCGTTTCGTCCATGTTGACCAATGCAACGTTGATGGCCTCTTGTCCCAGTTCTCGTGCAATGAACTCGAACCAATTGAGGCTCGT is a window from the Salvia hispanica cultivar TCC Black 2014 chromosome 1, UniMelb_Shisp_WGS_1.0, whole genome shotgun sequence genome containing:
- the LOC125224521 gene encoding putative UDP-glucuronate:xylan alpha-glucuronosyltransferase 4, which produces MAASKPSRRKPFTFFAIFFLATLITFNIQNLIQRHQDVQNAVNHPTPATSLNWFEFIARELGQEAINVALVNMDETAFPDKIPIKGKIFKVDFNCVDEAVQWSHLYPEWISETNANCPNVPMPMFENYEQLDVVVARVPSDEFGLKDVFRLQVNLVVANLLVRCGRVQSGVISRPIFAVFIGASGPMSEIFRCDDLVLHDADSWIHRPELTRIRQIVRMPVGSCQLNPPLPHNGKELGIERLKQPREAYATIVHSIETYVCGAIALARSIIKLNTTKDLILLADDHISPKSINGLQSAGWKIKRIQRIRNPHSTKNSYNKWNYSKLRLWQLTDYDKIIFIDSDFIVTKSLDEFFKYPGISARGNNKDRFNSGLMLLEPSMCTFRSLMEKRWVVRSYNGGDQGYLNEMFPWWHRLPNKINYLTYYDPNNSDKNREHVVPSDVYAIDYLGWKPWTCYRDYDCNWDVLEHKKFASDSANNIWWDVYDKASDEMKENCILTPQMRTKFWNNRKRAKEANLSDGHWRIKIRDPRLNNGL